In Electrophorus electricus isolate fEleEle1 chromosome 18, fEleEle1.pri, whole genome shotgun sequence, one genomic interval encodes:
- the apol1 gene encoding apolipoprotein L1 isoform X4 — protein sequence MKSIKEEELMANTASKKVKNVKGQCNAETVAKEPEVATGSDCTEKKKVKKKKNPFMPHMMNKGKAIKAVSTEPVENNIERMSLMEQLNELRLARTQKDEEKDPDDLMGWWSTVKQWEQVPKDEDNMTDKEEAKAFAVTAEKVQRGIHVFNQLFSAQAEGLWQHVIDLHSIADSLDRFNWRTKVAQITGGSTSAVGGLTTIAGLALAPVTMGTSLIITAVGLGVATAGGLTSASAGISNSVNNSLDRKKVERIVEDYQCKMADLNKCMNFIKQGIENLRRFNLLKIKRQTYNRDFPGLSSIYEDGAMASKAVLINANEIMRVVQIANVAGSTAARAVQVASMTTGVLTGLFVGMDVFFVAKDSQELRKGAKSEFAAKIREVAEQLHQGLVQLNSIREELQCSGTSDTSICSTSLPDLPQSTEGKP from the exons ATGAAGAGCATAAAGGAAGAGGAGCTCATGGCTAAC ACAGCATCTAAGAAGGTAAAGAATGTCAAGGGTCAGTGTAATGCTGAAACTGTAGCTAAG GAACCAGAAGTTGCCACTGGCAGTGACTGTACTGAG aagaaaaaagtgaagaagaagaagaacccGTTTATGCCTCACATGATGAACAAG GGGAAAGCGATTAAAGCCGTCAGCACTGAGCCTGTAGAG AACAATATTGAGAGGATGTCCCTCATGGAACAGCTGAATGAGCTTCGTTTAGCCAGAACTCAGAAGGATGAAGAGAAG GATCCTGATGACCTCATGGGATGGTGGAGTACTGTTAAAC AATGGGAGCAGGTACCTAAAGATGAAGATAATATGACAGACAAAGAAGAGGCCAA GGCATTCGCAGTGACGGCTGAGAAAGTTCAAAGAGGCATTCATGTCTTCAACCAGCTTTTCTCAGCGCAAGCTGAAGGCCTTTGGCAGCATGTCATTGACTTGCATTCCATTGCTGACAGTCTGGATCGCTTCAACTGGAGGACCAAAGTCGCCCAGATCACGGGGGGCTCCACCAGTGCTGTGGGTGGTTTGACGACCATCGCCGGCCTTGCCCTTGCACCTGTCACTATGGGAACATCTCTCATCATCACAGCAGTGGGCCTCGGGGTGGCCACAGCTGGTGGCCTTACCTCCGCCTCTGCCGGGATCTCTAACTCCGTCAACAACTCTCTGGACCGCAAGAAGGTAGAGCGCATCGTAGAGGACTACCAGTGCAAGATGGCCGACCTCAACAAGTGCATGAACTTCATAAAACAGGGGATTGAGAACCTGCGGCGTTTCAACTTGCTAAAGATAAAGAGGCAGACATACAACCGTGACTTCCCTGGTCTCAGCAGCATCTATGAGGATGGAGCCATGGCCAGCAAGGCTGTGCTCATCAATGCCAATGAAATAATGCGCGTAGTGCAGATTGCCAATGTGGCAGGCAGCACAGCGGCCCGGGCCGTGCAGGTGGCCAGCATGACGACAGGCGTACTCACGGGACTCTTTGTCGGCATGGATGTCTTCTTTGTGGCAAAGGACTCGCAGGAGCTGCGGAAAGGTGCCAAGTCAGAGTTTGCTGCCAAGATCAGGGAGGTGGCAGAGCAGCTGCACCAAGGACTCGTGCAGCTGAACAGCATCCGGGAAGAGCTACAGTGCTCAGGCACTTCTGACACCTCCATTTGCTCCACCTCCCTCCCAGACCTTCCACAAAGCACTGAGGGCAAGCCATGA
- the apol1 gene encoding apolipoprotein L1 isoform X3 yields the protein MDHNQEVSIPADQCQTKGATVEGSKEHDGEHLGEDLEYKRMKSIKEEELMANKKKVKKKKNPFMPHMMNKGKAIKAVSTEPVENNIERMSLMEQLNELRLARTQKDEEKDPDDLMGWWSTVKQWEQVPKDEDNMTDKEEAKAFAVTAEKVQRGIHVFNQLFSAQAEGLWQHVIDLHSIADSLDRFNWRTKVAQITGGSTSAVGGLTTIAGLALAPVTMGTSLIITAVGLGVATAGGLTSASAGISNSVNNSLDRKKVERIVEDYQCKMADLNKCMNFIKQGIENLRRFNLLKIKRQTYNRDFPGLSSIYEDGAMASKAVLINANEIMRVVQIANVAGSTAARAVQVASMTTGVLTGLFVGMDVFFVAKDSQELRKGAKSEFAAKIREVAEQLHQGLVQLNSIREELQCSGTSDTSICSTSLPDLPQSTEGKP from the exons ATGGACCATAATCAG GAAGTCAGCATACCTGCTGACCAGTGCCAAACCAAAGGAGCCACAGTGGAAGGAAGTAAG GAGCATGATGGAGAACATTTGGGGGAGGACCTCGAGTATAAGAGGATGAAGAGCATAAAGGAAGAGGAGCTCATGGCTAAC aagaaaaaagtgaagaagaagaagaacccGTTTATGCCTCACATGATGAACAAG GGGAAAGCGATTAAAGCCGTCAGCACTGAGCCTGTAGAG AACAATATTGAGAGGATGTCCCTCATGGAACAGCTGAATGAGCTTCGTTTAGCCAGAACTCAGAAGGATGAAGAGAAG GATCCTGATGACCTCATGGGATGGTGGAGTACTGTTAAAC AATGGGAGCAGGTACCTAAAGATGAAGATAATATGACAGACAAAGAAGAGGCCAA GGCATTCGCAGTGACGGCTGAGAAAGTTCAAAGAGGCATTCATGTCTTCAACCAGCTTTTCTCAGCGCAAGCTGAAGGCCTTTGGCAGCATGTCATTGACTTGCATTCCATTGCTGACAGTCTGGATCGCTTCAACTGGAGGACCAAAGTCGCCCAGATCACGGGGGGCTCCACCAGTGCTGTGGGTGGTTTGACGACCATCGCCGGCCTTGCCCTTGCACCTGTCACTATGGGAACATCTCTCATCATCACAGCAGTGGGCCTCGGGGTGGCCACAGCTGGTGGCCTTACCTCCGCCTCTGCCGGGATCTCTAACTCCGTCAACAACTCTCTGGACCGCAAGAAGGTAGAGCGCATCGTAGAGGACTACCAGTGCAAGATGGCCGACCTCAACAAGTGCATGAACTTCATAAAACAGGGGATTGAGAACCTGCGGCGTTTCAACTTGCTAAAGATAAAGAGGCAGACATACAACCGTGACTTCCCTGGTCTCAGCAGCATCTATGAGGATGGAGCCATGGCCAGCAAGGCTGTGCTCATCAATGCCAATGAAATAATGCGCGTAGTGCAGATTGCCAATGTGGCAGGCAGCACAGCGGCCCGGGCCGTGCAGGTGGCCAGCATGACGACAGGCGTACTCACGGGACTCTTTGTCGGCATGGATGTCTTCTTTGTGGCAAAGGACTCGCAGGAGCTGCGGAAAGGTGCCAAGTCAGAGTTTGCTGCCAAGATCAGGGAGGTGGCAGAGCAGCTGCACCAAGGACTCGTGCAGCTGAACAGCATCCGGGAAGAGCTACAGTGCTCAGGCACTTCTGACACCTCCATTTGCTCCACCTCCCTCCCAGACCTTCCACAAAGCACTGAGGGCAAGCCATGA
- the apol1 gene encoding apolipoprotein L1 isoform X1: MDHNQEVSIPADQCQTKGATVEGSKEHDGEHLGEDLEYKRMKSIKEEELMANTASKKVKNVKGQCNAETVAKEPEVATGSDCTEKKKVKKKKNPFMPHMMNKGKAIKAVSTEPVENNIERMSLMEQLNELRLARTQKDEEKDPDDLMGWWSTVKQWEQVPKDEDNMTDKEEAKAFAVTAEKVQRGIHVFNQLFSAQAEGLWQHVIDLHSIADSLDRFNWRTKVAQITGGSTSAVGGLTTIAGLALAPVTMGTSLIITAVGLGVATAGGLTSASAGISNSVNNSLDRKKVERIVEDYQCKMADLNKCMNFIKQGIENLRRFNLLKIKRQTYNRDFPGLSSIYEDGAMASKAVLINANEIMRVVQIANVAGSTAARAVQVASMTTGVLTGLFVGMDVFFVAKDSQELRKGAKSEFAAKIREVAEQLHQGLVQLNSIREELQCSGTSDTSICSTSLPDLPQSTEGKP, from the exons ATGGACCATAATCAG GAAGTCAGCATACCTGCTGACCAGTGCCAAACCAAAGGAGCCACAGTGGAAGGAAGTAAG GAGCATGATGGAGAACATTTGGGGGAGGACCTCGAGTATAAGAGGATGAAGAGCATAAAGGAAGAGGAGCTCATGGCTAAC ACAGCATCTAAGAAGGTAAAGAATGTCAAGGGTCAGTGTAATGCTGAAACTGTAGCTAAG GAACCAGAAGTTGCCACTGGCAGTGACTGTACTGAG aagaaaaaagtgaagaagaagaagaacccGTTTATGCCTCACATGATGAACAAG GGGAAAGCGATTAAAGCCGTCAGCACTGAGCCTGTAGAG AACAATATTGAGAGGATGTCCCTCATGGAACAGCTGAATGAGCTTCGTTTAGCCAGAACTCAGAAGGATGAAGAGAAG GATCCTGATGACCTCATGGGATGGTGGAGTACTGTTAAAC AATGGGAGCAGGTACCTAAAGATGAAGATAATATGACAGACAAAGAAGAGGCCAA GGCATTCGCAGTGACGGCTGAGAAAGTTCAAAGAGGCATTCATGTCTTCAACCAGCTTTTCTCAGCGCAAGCTGAAGGCCTTTGGCAGCATGTCATTGACTTGCATTCCATTGCTGACAGTCTGGATCGCTTCAACTGGAGGACCAAAGTCGCCCAGATCACGGGGGGCTCCACCAGTGCTGTGGGTGGTTTGACGACCATCGCCGGCCTTGCCCTTGCACCTGTCACTATGGGAACATCTCTCATCATCACAGCAGTGGGCCTCGGGGTGGCCACAGCTGGTGGCCTTACCTCCGCCTCTGCCGGGATCTCTAACTCCGTCAACAACTCTCTGGACCGCAAGAAGGTAGAGCGCATCGTAGAGGACTACCAGTGCAAGATGGCCGACCTCAACAAGTGCATGAACTTCATAAAACAGGGGATTGAGAACCTGCGGCGTTTCAACTTGCTAAAGATAAAGAGGCAGACATACAACCGTGACTTCCCTGGTCTCAGCAGCATCTATGAGGATGGAGCCATGGCCAGCAAGGCTGTGCTCATCAATGCCAATGAAATAATGCGCGTAGTGCAGATTGCCAATGTGGCAGGCAGCACAGCGGCCCGGGCCGTGCAGGTGGCCAGCATGACGACAGGCGTACTCACGGGACTCTTTGTCGGCATGGATGTCTTCTTTGTGGCAAAGGACTCGCAGGAGCTGCGGAAAGGTGCCAAGTCAGAGTTTGCTGCCAAGATCAGGGAGGTGGCAGAGCAGCTGCACCAAGGACTCGTGCAGCTGAACAGCATCCGGGAAGAGCTACAGTGCTCAGGCACTTCTGACACCTCCATTTGCTCCACCTCCCTCCCAGACCTTCCACAAAGCACTGAGGGCAAGCCATGA
- the apol1 gene encoding apolipoprotein L1 isoform X2 — protein MDHNQEVSIPADQCQTKGATVEGSKEHDGEHLGEDLEYKRMKSIKEEELMANEPEVATGSDCTEKKKVKKKKNPFMPHMMNKGKAIKAVSTEPVENNIERMSLMEQLNELRLARTQKDEEKDPDDLMGWWSTVKQWEQVPKDEDNMTDKEEAKAFAVTAEKVQRGIHVFNQLFSAQAEGLWQHVIDLHSIADSLDRFNWRTKVAQITGGSTSAVGGLTTIAGLALAPVTMGTSLIITAVGLGVATAGGLTSASAGISNSVNNSLDRKKVERIVEDYQCKMADLNKCMNFIKQGIENLRRFNLLKIKRQTYNRDFPGLSSIYEDGAMASKAVLINANEIMRVVQIANVAGSTAARAVQVASMTTGVLTGLFVGMDVFFVAKDSQELRKGAKSEFAAKIREVAEQLHQGLVQLNSIREELQCSGTSDTSICSTSLPDLPQSTEGKP, from the exons ATGGACCATAATCAG GAAGTCAGCATACCTGCTGACCAGTGCCAAACCAAAGGAGCCACAGTGGAAGGAAGTAAG GAGCATGATGGAGAACATTTGGGGGAGGACCTCGAGTATAAGAGGATGAAGAGCATAAAGGAAGAGGAGCTCATGGCTAAC GAACCAGAAGTTGCCACTGGCAGTGACTGTACTGAG aagaaaaaagtgaagaagaagaagaacccGTTTATGCCTCACATGATGAACAAG GGGAAAGCGATTAAAGCCGTCAGCACTGAGCCTGTAGAG AACAATATTGAGAGGATGTCCCTCATGGAACAGCTGAATGAGCTTCGTTTAGCCAGAACTCAGAAGGATGAAGAGAAG GATCCTGATGACCTCATGGGATGGTGGAGTACTGTTAAAC AATGGGAGCAGGTACCTAAAGATGAAGATAATATGACAGACAAAGAAGAGGCCAA GGCATTCGCAGTGACGGCTGAGAAAGTTCAAAGAGGCATTCATGTCTTCAACCAGCTTTTCTCAGCGCAAGCTGAAGGCCTTTGGCAGCATGTCATTGACTTGCATTCCATTGCTGACAGTCTGGATCGCTTCAACTGGAGGACCAAAGTCGCCCAGATCACGGGGGGCTCCACCAGTGCTGTGGGTGGTTTGACGACCATCGCCGGCCTTGCCCTTGCACCTGTCACTATGGGAACATCTCTCATCATCACAGCAGTGGGCCTCGGGGTGGCCACAGCTGGTGGCCTTACCTCCGCCTCTGCCGGGATCTCTAACTCCGTCAACAACTCTCTGGACCGCAAGAAGGTAGAGCGCATCGTAGAGGACTACCAGTGCAAGATGGCCGACCTCAACAAGTGCATGAACTTCATAAAACAGGGGATTGAGAACCTGCGGCGTTTCAACTTGCTAAAGATAAAGAGGCAGACATACAACCGTGACTTCCCTGGTCTCAGCAGCATCTATGAGGATGGAGCCATGGCCAGCAAGGCTGTGCTCATCAATGCCAATGAAATAATGCGCGTAGTGCAGATTGCCAATGTGGCAGGCAGCACAGCGGCCCGGGCCGTGCAGGTGGCCAGCATGACGACAGGCGTACTCACGGGACTCTTTGTCGGCATGGATGTCTTCTTTGTGGCAAAGGACTCGCAGGAGCTGCGGAAAGGTGCCAAGTCAGAGTTTGCTGCCAAGATCAGGGAGGTGGCAGAGCAGCTGCACCAAGGACTCGTGCAGCTGAACAGCATCCGGGAAGAGCTACAGTGCTCAGGCACTTCTGACACCTCCATTTGCTCCACCTCCCTCCCAGACCTTCCACAAAGCACTGAGGGCAAGCCATGA